The DNA segment CCAGAATCCTTGATTTCGACCATTACGCTTGGCTTGGTACATACCTTCATCGGAACGCTCTGCGGCTACATTCAAATCGTCACCAGGCTGTACCAATGACAGCCCAGCGCTGGCCGTCACGACTAGCTCTAAATCTTCGTGCACGATCGGATTGGCGCTAACCGCCTGGCGAATCCTGGTGGCCTTCTTAATGAGCTGAACTTCGTCGGATGCAATCAGAACTATTGCAAATTCTTCGCCGCCGTGACGAGCCGCGAACGACTGCTGATCACAGGCTCCAGAAATCTTTCTCGCGAATGCGATTAACACGGCATCGCCGGCCGGATGGCCGTAGGAGTCGTTAATGCTCTTGAAGCGGTCGATATCCAGCAATAACAACCCCAAGTGTTGATTGGTCTTCGATTCCAAACATGACTGGAGGTATTCTTCTAGCGCTCGTCGATTCGGCAGTCCCGTCAATGAATCCGTTCGCGCCAGGTGAGTTGCCTGTTCGATGAGTTCCGTTTGTTCGGCAATACGTTGTCGAGCATCCTGTAGTTGAGCTTGCATCTCTGCATTGGCACCGATGATCTCAACGAACGCCGATTGCTGCCACTCAGGCGACCCCTCGGTAACCTCATTGATGGAGGCAGTGAATTGCTCCATCTTGGCGCTATGCGTATTGACATCGCTGAACATGCGGCTGGTGAGCGACTTGAGCTGGTTGGCGACCGCCCGCATTTTCTCTGCGTCAATTTGCTGCAGTACATTTTGTAGGTCGCTCTGCTCCCCTTCACCCTTGGCAGCCACGAACGACATGGTAACCGCTACTCCAGCAATCAGGCCTGCAAGCGTACATAAGAACTCGATCATATCAGCGTTTTGCTTAACTTTCGTGGAAAAAACCGGCGGCGAAGCCGCGCAGACAACAGGGAATCATGGCCTTTAGCATATAGGTCACGACATCAGCTAAAGCAAAGTTGTTTTGCTAGCACGGGCGAAGCTTGCCGATTTTAACAACTGCGCGAATTGGTTCGGCTTTTATTGACGTGCCGGGAATGTGCGTCATACTTATGGTCAGCGAGCGGAAAGAGCCATACATCTTGAACATTCAGCACGGAATCGCTCGTGGCGTTTGAGGCTCTAATTGGAGGATTCTGCCATGATTAAGTCCGGATACCGAGACGTAACCGGTCGCCTCCGCATCTTGTTGGCGGAAAGCCCGATCGCTGAAATTCGGACAATTCGAGTTCAGCAAGACGGGGATCGCGTCACATTGCAAGGTCGCGTGCGAACCTTTTATGCCAAGCAGATGGCTCAAGAGACAATCCGAGGAGCTACCCGAGGACTTCAAATCGTGAATTCAGTTGATGTCGACTGATGTAATTTGAGCTGGTTGATCAGCGCACGTAAGAGCTGCTCCAATTCCGACTGGCCGCTGATGATCTCTAGTTCTATTTCCAGCGCCAGCAGTTCACAGCTTCCAATATGTGTAGTCTGTAGTTTGACCAGGTCCTTGACGGTGCACACTAGCTTTGCTCCTGTGTGCTGGCTGGCCCAGTCACGAAGCCATTGCACATCTTCTGCAGAATAAGCATGATGATCTGGCCAGCAATGAGTGCCGACCAGTTCGGCACCCAATCGTTTGAGCGTATCAAAGAATGCAACCGGATTACCGATACCACAAAATGCTAGTATCTTTGCGCCGACGACTATATCGAGTGACCAATGTTGATCGGGATAACCCCATAGAGACACGGGTCGGTGAATGGCATGCACACATACCGCAGTCGGTTGATGCTGATGTACTTGCTGGACAATGCGCTGCAGATCGCGTGGTGAAATATGGTCTGCCCGCGTAATGATGACTGCCTGGGCACGCGACAGACTGGACATCGGCTCGCGACGTAATCCGGCTGGCAGCAACCACTGCGCGGCAGGCGTATCGGTAGCGTCAATGAGCACAATATCCAAGTCTCGCGCCAAGCGGCGATGCTGAAAGCCATCGTCCAGCAGCAGGACTTGCATCTCCAATTCTTCGTGCGCCAATTGGGCCGAAGCGATGCGATCCCAATGCTGCAAATGAGGCACATCAGGAAATTTCAATTCCAACTCCAAGGCTTCGTCGTTGCGGCCGGAGTCCAATTGTCCATAACCGCGACTCAGGATAGCCACGCGTAGGTTGCGCTGTCGCAACCATCGGGCAATCCAAGCCACCACAGGACTCTTGCCTGTGCCGCCGACCGACAGATTTCCCACGGAGACGATCGGTAGCGGACTGCGAAAAGTCTTGTTCCACCCCCAATCGAAAAGGCGATTGCGCAGCAGTATGGCAACGTAGTACAGCAGGCTGGCGCAGCGCAATGCGTATCGCGCTAGTCGATCGTACCAACGCGGGTTGGAACGTGTGAGCCACTCACGCCAGCTTGTCAACGCAGCGCCTCGCTATAACACGGGACCAACCAGCCACGGAACAAACTCTTCATCCCCTAGCGACAAACGCTCGCTACAGGTTGGACGACCGCTGGCAACAGCTAACAATTCCTCAAACAGTTCACGCCCTAACTGCGGGATGTCGCGACCATGTAGAACCGGCCCGGCGTCAAAATCCATGTCGTCGGACAGGCGCTGAAACAGCTGGCTGTTGGATGCAATTTTAAAACTTGGAACCGGCTTGAATCCAAAACAGCTACCGCGCCCCGTCGTGAATGCAACTAGATTAGCACCTCCGGCCACCATACCTGTCACGCTGGCGGGGTCGAAGCCTGGCGTGTCCATCACAACCAGGCCCGACTGCTGAACTGCCTGAGCGTATTCGTAAACCGCTTCCAGCACCGACGATCCGCCCTTGGCCACCGCTCCGAGTGATTTTTCGGTAATTGTCGTTAACCCCCCAGCCTTGTTACCTACCGACGGATTATTGTCGAACTGTTCACCATACTGCTGACAGTATTGCTTCCACCATTCCAGCCGCTCAAGTAGCTTGTCCGCTACCTCTTGTCGCCTGGCACGGCGCACCAGCAGGTGCTCGGCACCGTAGATTTCTGGAGTCTCCGACAGTATCACGGTGCCTCCACAACCGACTAGCAAATCGGCGGCTGCACCCAATACTGGATTGGCCGAAATTCCTGAATAACCATCCGAACCTCCGCATTCCGTAGCCAACATCAGATGGCTGGCACTGACCGTTGTGCGTCGTGCCAAATTGAGTTGTGGAAGTAACTGACGGACGACATCCACTCCATAGCGAACTGTTTTTTCTGTCCCCCCCAAGTCTTGAATGGTCAACATGGGAATGAGGCGCGCCGTTGATTGCTCCGCAGCCACAGAACCGGCGGCGTTGGTTGAGACAGCGGAACTGGGGAGATGTATTTGATGAAGATTCTCGGAGCGTTGTAAGTGATCCAGCGATCCCTGTTCGCACCCCAGTCCGACGAACAAACAGCCACCTACGTTTGGGTGGCGAGCCATGGCTGCTAAGACTCGCGAAAGCATGCGATGACGCGATCCCTCCCACGCCATGGCGCAACCGCCTTCATGACGAAATGAAATCACACCGTCAACGTTTGGAAAATCTTGTAGCGCAGTGCCCTCAAAGTGCCGGGCGATCCTGCGGGCCACCGACGCAGAACAGTTGACGTTGCTGATGATCGCCAAATAGTTGCGCGTACCGACGCGACCGTTGGGACGAACATAGCCGTCAAAAGTGTACTGACGATCCACTGGTGGATTGACCGGTAGCTCAGTCGATGATGCCTGAGTGTCCACCTGATGCGTGCACGAAACGTTGTGCGTATGGACATGTTGCCCGGCAGAAATGGGGATGCTGGCTTGCCCGATCGGCCAGCCAAACTTGACAATTTCTTGGCCCTGGCGATGGTCGCAAATCGCCAGCTTGTGTCCGGCTGGAATGTCCTGCCGAGCCACAATGTTTCGCCCCAAAACACCGACACTCAGTCCCGCCGCAACAGGGCGTGTGCAAACTACCACCGTGTCGCGCGGATGTATGAGTATTGCCGTAGGAGATTCGGTTGAATCAGGCACGAGACTGCCAATGGGTTGAGGACGGGGTTTGCCGGACGGGTTATGATAAAGCTATAGTCTCCGCCTGGCCAGTATCTGGGTGGCCGGAATCCCCGGAGCCGACCCGATCGCAGATGCCAATTGCATTCGCCACCATGAGTTCCATGCTGACACCTTCTCAGCCTACTAGTACCGCCAATCGGTTGAGTGCCGACGATGTTGATCGTCAACTCGCGAGCCATATAGCGCAGGCGGCTCAATTCATTCGCCTGTTGGACATATTGATTGCTTTGATGTCCTGGGTGGTCCTGCTGCTCAGCCTGTGGCTGGTGGCCAGCGCTATCGACCACTGGATCATTCCTCTCTCGGTGCCACTACGGTGGATCGCCTGGCTAGCGTTTGTTGCAGCAAGCCTCTGGCTGTCTTTCAGCCGCATTGCACCGCTCATCGGAAGACGGATCAATCCTGTCTACGCCGCGCACAGGATTGAACAACTGCTTCCCGAATTCCACAACGGTCTCATTTCCTGGGTGCAATTGCGCTCACTGCCGGAACAAGGCGTGCCTAAAGGGGTGATGGCGGCGCTCAGTTATCGAGCTGTCAGGTATTTGGGCGGTCAAGAACCATCGGCGACTGTCGATACGACGGGACTGATCAAATTGGTGGGTACCAGTTTGTTGTTGACGATCGCTCTAGCCGTATACGCGATGTTATCTCCCAAAAGCCTGCTGGAAACTGGCAAGCGAATTGCGTTTCCGTGGCGGAGCATCGTCGCACCGACTCGCGTAAATATCTGGGAAGTATCGCCCGGCGACGTCGAATTAACATCTGGTACGCCGCTCAAGGTCGAAGCTCATCTGCGCGGACTAACTCCGGACATGCCCGTCTGGTTATGCTTTGACTCGCTGGATGGCCAGTTCGTCAATCAACGCACGCAATTGTCCGCCGTCGTCGAAGGTACGCATTACTCCGGTCAAACGGGGACCGGGTCGCAGGGCGTGGAGCAGGATCTGCAGTATTGGATCGAAGCCGGCGATGCGCGCAGTCGGTCGTTCCGCGTGCGCGTGAGCCCACTGCCGACACTAGCTGTCAACCGCGTGCGATTGGAGTATCCCCAGTATACGCGACTTGAGCCGGCTGACTTTCCAGCAACCGCCGACGTGGACGCCGTTGAAGGTTCACGAATGTTGGTCTGGGGCACATCCAATCAGCAATTACAGCGAGCTCGATTGGCCATCAATCCGGAATTAGACAGTTCGGGAAATGTCGCGCGCGCCAGCGAATACTTCGAGCTGAAAGTCGATGACTTGCAATTGCACGGATCTTGCGTTTTGTCATCGCAGCACAAGTCTTATGGTCTACATGGTACGGTACCACGAGGCCAGTCGAATCGCTTTCCAGTGGTTCGAGCGTTGAACGTTTTTAGCGACGCCGCACCTGAATGCGTGCTGGTTGGACCGGAAAATCGCATTGTTCGCGTTGCTCCAAACAGTCGACTGAGTTTGGAAATCCGCGCCAGTGACTCCGATTTTGGGCTATCTCAAGTGCACCTGACTCTCAAACTGGACCAAGGTCGCGAAGTCAAGAAAGTGCTACTTGAGGACGCGCACCTCGGACCCCGACCGGTATTTCAAAGAGTATTTTCAGTACCCGTCAACGTTGGATCGGTCAATGCAGTTCCCGGCGATCGAATTCACATTCTGGCGACGGCAGCCGACAATCGACACGATCCGCAGTCGGGACAGTTCAGCCCCAATACACGCGATTCTTTGCCACTGATCCTGGAGGTCGTCGGTCCCCAGCAAGCCGAGATACCACCTGAACTGCAGCGGCCTGCTCCATCACCTACGTCGCCTACCGCTAATTTGTCAGACCACAGCTCGCCGCAGCCACCAGCACCATCGCGATCATCGTCCAGCCCGTCGCCAGAATCATCAAGCCAACCACCGGGGGAATCTAACCAGTCACAGCAATCTGCGGCCAACCAATCAAGTGGCTCTGACAACTCTCAACAGTCCAGCGGTGGTCAACAATCCAGTGGCGACCAACAATCCAGTGGCGACCAACAATCCAGTGGCGACCAACAATCCAGTGGCGACCAACAATCCAGCGGCGACCAGCGATCCAGCGGCGACCAGCGATCCGACAGCAGTCGGCAATCCGGTAGCGGCCAGCCGCCAAGTGGGAGTAACCAGCAATCTACTGACGGTACACAACGGTCATCCAGTGATTCGCAACCATCCACCGGCGAGCCACAATCTTCATCTGCCAGCTCGCAGCCATCATCGGACCGTTCGCAGCAGCCGGAGGCTAATTCTGATTCAAAGGCCGGCAGCAATTCAACTTCAGGTGAAGGTGACTCAGTTGGCAACACCAGCGGCGATTCCAGCCACACTCAATCGGACTCCGGTAACTCGTCGGCTGACCATCGCCGCGATCAAGAAACTCTGGAGAAGGTACAGCGATTCCTGGAGAGTCAACGGAATAATCGTTCTCACCAACAGTCCCAACAATCTTCAAATAACGATCCATCATCAGGAGCAACTCAGCCCAGCGACGGTCACGACAGCCATGCTCCGCCCAGCAACGGCCAGGAACAGAAGTCTCCGCAGCCAGATTCTCTACAGTCCGATTCCAATCAATCGAACTCGCGAAGCGAAACTCAACAGCAACCTTCGCAACAATCGGCTACCCCACAGTCGGTCGTTGAGAATTCGAATGTCCAGCAGCAAGATTCGCAATCTAAAGCATCTAACTCACGACAGCCAGGCTCACAACAGCCAAGCTCTGAACAGCCCAGTTCTGAACAGCAGGATTCAGCTCAGCAGGATTCCAGTCAGAGTGGCCCCAATCAAGACGCATCCCCTCAATCAGAAGTAGGTCAGCAAACATCGAAACGGTCAGACTCCCAACAACCGGGCACGCAGAAACAACCATCTCAGCCACAGAACGCTTCTGAGCAATCCGGGTCTGCTCAGCCAGGTACCGATCAACCCGGTGCAGAGCAGCAGACATCACCTCAGCCGGAAACGAAACCAGGGAGTTCTCAGCCACACGATCCTCAGCAGAAAGGCCAGGGATCCAAATCAACCGCCGATTCCAAACAATCAACCTCAGGCTCTCCAGGCGGAACGTCGAAACAGGAAACCGGTTCAGAGAAACCATCTCCTTCCTCATCCAATGCGCAACCCGGTCGTGGTTCCAAGGGGGCCTCAAGTTCTGGGCCAGCCGGAGCAAGCGACGGAACTAGCCAAAGTGCCGAACCGAATCAAACATTCTCCGAACAATCCACCGACTTGGCTTTGGATTATTTGGACCGGCAGCGCGAGCAGCCCGATCCCGAATTGCTGCGCGAAATGAATTGGACGGAGAAAGACCTGAGCGACTTTGTCGAACGTTATAGGGCCGCTCGATCGCTGTCTACCACAGCGCAGCCGTCCCCCCAGTCCAGCGAAGATTTGCGGACGCTGCGATCGCGTGAGAATACTACATCAACGCTTGCCCCTAGCGGTCGTGGTGACGACTTTCGTCAACAGCTTGACGGCGGGGGACGGACGCGTCCACCAGAACGGTTGCGGCGACAAGTGGAAGAATTTCAGCGTGCACTTAGACAGCGCCAGCCGTAGCCGACTCGTTCGACCCGACTACTCATTCTTTAGCCGTTTGATGCTTATGTCCGACCATCCGCCTTTTGCTCAAAGCGATGCCGATCCTACGGATTGGCTTGACCAAGCGCGCACTGGTCAGCTCTCCTGGACTCAAGTTGCGGAGCGACTGTTGCGCTTGGAACATCCCTCTGGGAGAGAACATCAACCCGATGTCGATCGCTTGCGGCGTTGTGGATTTGGTGAAGTCATTTTCGGCGAGAACAAGTCGGCTCGGTCGATCATCACCATTGCGGCCCGTCTGTTGGATTCAAGCCAGGATGAAGTTCTGGTCACGCGCTGCCATTTGCTGGATGTGCCAGCCATCGTTGCGGGATTCAAACACGCCCGTTTTGATTGCTTAGGACGCACGCTGCGACTGAGCCATCGCCTCATCGATGACACAATTCTGGCGCCCCATGAAGCTGCCACTGCCCAAGTTTGCGTGGTCACCGCCGGCAGTACAGATTTGCCGATTGCTCGCGAAGCGCTAGAAACGTTGGCATGGATGAGAGTGCCCTGCCGACTGCTGTCTGATGTTGGCGTGGCTGGTCCCTATCGGCTGTTACCGCATCTGGACAATCTGCGAACTTGCCGTGCGATCGTGGTCTGCGCAGGGATGGAAGGCGCTCTGGCCAGCGTACTGGGTGGCTTGGTACCCTGCCCTGTCATCGCTGTACCTACCAGCATCGGATACGGCGCCAACTTGGCTGGCATCACCACGCTACTGAGCATGATGAGTAGTTGTGCAGCAGGCGTGAGTGTGGTCAATATTGACGCTGGATTCAAGGGCGGATACGTCGCGGGCTTGATCGCCGCTAGCCACCCACAGGCATCTCCAACGAATCATTCATGCTGAACAACAACCTCATGCCTGCCCAACGCCGTTTGCCATTGATTCTTGCCAGTCAGTCTCCGCGACGCCGCCAGCTGCTTGAGGATGCCGGTTATACATTCCAAATTGTGGTGCCCGATGCAAATGCGGAACCCGTCGATGAGCAACTTCGTCGCAACGAGTCTATATCACAATTTGTTCAGCGACTTGCGCGCCAAAAAGCAG comes from the Pirellulaceae bacterium genome and includes:
- a CDS encoding GGDEF domain-containing protein, translated to MIEFLCTLAGLIAGVAVTMSFVAAKGEGEQSDLQNVLQQIDAEKMRAVANQLKSLTSRMFSDVNTHSAKMEQFTASINEVTEGSPEWQQSAFVEIIGANAEMQAQLQDARQRIAEQTELIEQATHLARTDSLTGLPNRRALEEYLQSCLESKTNQHLGLLLLDIDRFKSINDSYGHPAGDAVLIAFARKISGACDQQSFAARHGGEEFAIVLIASDEVQLIKKATRIRQAVSANPIVHEDLELVVTASAGLSLVQPGDDLNVAAERSDEGMYQAKRNGRNQGFWLASQGWEPFPDEGEDLDAEQFRAHFGVPTASKSVRTYSPSSDLNTELELLRSEDSGPVTACLDLGTFVERVAEHLDTLQKKGLPAGVIMVEAINEDQVPLNSESWQKVVTVIESKVRGIDLLCLYRPQTICMFLPGCSCAVTHERAADVLLNLNLTLETWELPTVPSRFAVSVGHADENEETTPLLDRLEQALNEAHDASPNEMVIHNGQSTYFQKL
- a CDS encoding BON domain-containing protein — its product is MIKSGYRDVTGRLRILLAESPIAEIRTIRVQQDGDRVTLQGRVRTFYAKQMAQETIRGATRGLQIVNSVDVD
- the lpxK gene encoding tetraacyldisaccharide 4'-kinase; the protein is MTSWREWLTRSNPRWYDRLARYALRCASLLYYVAILLRNRLFDWGWNKTFRSPLPIVSVGNLSVGGTGKSPVVAWIARWLRQRNLRVAILSRGYGQLDSGRNDEALELELKFPDVPHLQHWDRIASAQLAHEELEMQVLLLDDGFQHRRLARDLDIVLIDATDTPAAQWLLPAGLRREPMSSLSRAQAVIITRADHISPRDLQRIVQQVHQHQPTAVCVHAIHRPVSLWGYPDQHWSLDIVVGAKILAFCGIGNPVAFFDTLKRLGAELVGTHCWPDHHAYSAEDVQWLRDWASQHTGAKLVCTVKDLVKLQTTHIGSCELLALEIELEIISGQSELEQLLRALINQLKLHQSTSTEFTI
- a CDS encoding altronate dehydratase, giving the protein MPDSTESPTAILIHPRDTVVVCTRPVAAGLSVGVLGRNIVARQDIPAGHKLAICDHRQGQEIVKFGWPIGQASIPISAGQHVHTHNVSCTHQVDTQASSTELPVNPPVDRQYTFDGYVRPNGRVGTRNYLAIISNVNCSASVARRIARHFEGTALQDFPNVDGVISFRHEGGCAMAWEGSRHRMLSRVLAAMARHPNVGGCLFVGLGCEQGSLDHLQRSENLHQIHLPSSAVSTNAAGSVAAEQSTARLIPMLTIQDLGGTEKTVRYGVDVVRQLLPQLNLARRTTVSASHLMLATECGGSDGYSGISANPVLGAAADLLVGCGGTVILSETPEIYGAEHLLVRRARRQEVADKLLERLEWWKQYCQQYGEQFDNNPSVGNKAGGLTTITEKSLGAVAKGGSSVLEAVYEYAQAVQQSGLVVMDTPGFDPASVTGMVAGGANLVAFTTGRGSCFGFKPVPSFKIASNSQLFQRLSDDMDFDAGPVLHGRDIPQLGRELFEELLAVASGRPTCSERLSLGDEEFVPWLVGPVL
- the larB gene encoding nickel pincer cofactor biosynthesis protein LarB, whose product is MHLDSASRSRLVRPDYSFFSRLMLMSDHPPFAQSDADPTDWLDQARTGQLSWTQVAERLLRLEHPSGREHQPDVDRLRRCGFGEVIFGENKSARSIITIAARLLDSSQDEVLVTRCHLLDVPAIVAGFKHARFDCLGRTLRLSHRLIDDTILAPHEAATAQVCVVTAGSTDLPIAREALETLAWMRVPCRLLSDVGVAGPYRLLPHLDNLRTCRAIVVCAGMEGALASVLGGLVPCPVIAVPTSIGYGANLAGITTLLSMMSSCAAGVSVVNIDAGFKGGYVAGLIAASHPQASPTNHSC